The following proteins are co-located in the Verrucomicrobiota bacterium genome:
- a CDS encoding aldehyde dehydrogenase family protein: MVLPSNSPGVHTLWLPVIAMQLGLVLKPGSQEFWTPYRIASALAEAGIPREVIGIYPGGVELGLEIINHCRRAFIFGNAQTVQSHAGNPRVQVHGPGYSKILLGDDVADEWERHLDLIVESVLNNAGRGCINCSGVWASRHTRAIAQALAERLVPIDVKPPDDPAAALAAFPVPGRARAIHAWILEKLKEDGVEDVTANFGPRLVETERCGYLRPWVIRCASPDRALANTEFMFPFVAVVACPQEQMLDQIGHTLVCTTITEDEDWQRRLIDSPQIDRLNLGPIPTTRINPLQPHEGNLFNFLFRSRALQASDSDLDNAVAQCYQR, from the coding sequence ATGGTGCTGCCGTCGAACTCGCCCGGCGTTCACACGTTGTGGCTGCCCGTCATCGCGATGCAGCTTGGCCTGGTGTTGAAGCCGGGATCGCAGGAATTCTGGACGCCGTACCGCATCGCGTCGGCGCTGGCGGAAGCGGGCATTCCCCGCGAAGTCATCGGCATTTATCCGGGCGGCGTTGAGTTGGGCCTGGAGATTATCAATCACTGTCGGCGAGCCTTCATCTTCGGGAACGCCCAAACGGTCCAGAGTCACGCGGGGAACCCACGCGTCCAGGTTCACGGGCCCGGCTACAGCAAGATTCTGCTGGGCGACGACGTCGCGGACGAGTGGGAACGACATCTCGATCTCATCGTGGAAAGCGTTCTGAACAACGCCGGCCGCGGCTGCATCAACTGTTCGGGCGTCTGGGCCTCGCGCCACACCCGGGCCATCGCGCAAGCACTGGCCGAACGCCTGGTCCCGATCGACGTCAAACCTCCGGACGATCCCGCCGCCGCACTCGCGGCCTTCCCTGTGCCAGGCCGCGCCCGTGCGATCCACGCCTGGATTCTTGAGAAACTGAAGGAAGACGGCGTCGAAGACGTGACTGCGAACTTCGGGCCGCGCCTTGTGGAAACGGAGCGCTGCGGTTACTTGCGGCCGTGGGTGATCCGTTGCGCCTCGCCGGATCGCGCCTTGGCCAACACAGAATTCATGTTTCCGTTCGTGGCGGTGGTGGCGTGTCCGCAAGAGCAGATGCTCGACCAAATCGGCCATACGCTCGTCTGTACGACCATCACCGAAGATGAAGACTGGCAACGGCGGCTCATAGATTCGCCGCAAATCGACCGGCTCAATCTGGGGCCTATTCCCACTACGCGGATCAATCCGCTGCAGCCACACGAAGGGAACCTCTTCAATTTCTTGTTTCGTTCGCGGGCGTTGCAGGCCTCCGATAGTGATCTGGACAATGCGGTCGCACAGTGCTATCAGCGGTGA